In a single window of the Gammaproteobacteria bacterium genome:
- the folE gene encoding GTP cyclohydrolase I FolE, which yields MSQKHKAAAGAVPARLSSVVGDAEAHGEMEALVRRLLELLGEDPDREGLQQTPHRITKALTFLTSGYRETVSGVVSDALFSDTCNEMVIVKDVEFYSQCEHHMLPFFGRVHVGYLPKGTIIGLSKIARVVDVFARRLQVQERMTSQIADGLMNVLNAHGVGVVVEASHFCMMMRGVQKQNSSTLTSAMRGSFQQDARTRMEFMDLIRK from the coding sequence ATGTCGCAAAAACACAAAGCCGCCGCAGGGGCGGTGCCCGCTCGCCTGTCCTCCGTGGTGGGTGATGCCGAGGCCCATGGTGAGATGGAAGCCCTGGTGCGGCGTTTGCTGGAGCTGTTGGGCGAGGATCCGGACCGGGAAGGTCTGCAGCAAACGCCTCATCGCATTACCAAAGCGCTGACTTTTCTCACCAGTGGTTACCGCGAGACGGTGTCCGGCGTCGTCTCCGATGCCCTGTTCAGCGACACCTGCAATGAAATGGTGATAGTCAAAGACGTGGAATTTTATTCCCAGTGCGAACACCACATGTTGCCCTTTTTCGGGCGGGTGCACGTAGGCTATCTGCCTAAGGGCACCATCATCGGGCTGAGCAAAATCGCGCGGGTGGTGGATGTGTTCGCCCGCCGGCTGCAAGTGCAGGAGCGCATGACCAGCCAGATTGCCGACGGCTTGATGAACGTGCTCAATGCCCATGGCGTGGGCGTGGTGGTGGAAGCCAGCCATTTTTGTATGATGATGCGGGGCGTGCAAAAGCAAAACAGTTCCACCCTCACCTCGGCGATGCG